One genomic window of Actinoalloteichus hoggarensis includes the following:
- a CDS encoding multicopper oxidase family protein: protein MTSLTRRNLLRGLGIGAVGAAIGVPLVSGIAGSDSTGLLLSSRLPLPPPFQLPLAIPPVLAPVRTDAAADHYALTQRATTVEILPGVQTEIWGYDGRFPGPTIVSRRGRRTVVRHRNELPVPAVVHLHGGHTPPEHDGYPIDLILPVGMSAGPGRGGAVLAEGERAYDYPLDQRAATLWYHDHRMDFTAPSVWRGLAGFHLVTDEEEDALPLPRGERDLPLMITDRSFAADGTLHYPSLDPTLTGRPGVREPYAGGVLGDVILVNGVPWPLAEVRAARYRLRLLNASNARRYRLALDPPPPGGGGLVQIGTDAGLLAAPVRHDAVELAPAQRYDVIVDFGRYRPGTEVTLVDEFGADSTASVLRFRVGECLADDTAIPERLSEIVPLNPADAVVTRTLRFQSTRLHGMSGWTVNGRPFHPDEVHAEPRLGNVEIWRLISDFHHPVHLHLSPFQVLSRGTGGPGPYDHGWKDTVDVRPGEEVAIIVRFERYAGRYVFHCHNLEHEDMMMMANFVAVE, encoded by the coding sequence ATGACATCGCTGACCAGGCGCAACCTGTTGCGCGGCCTCGGCATCGGCGCCGTCGGAGCGGCGATCGGCGTGCCGCTGGTGAGCGGGATCGCCGGCTCGGACTCGACGGGACTACTGCTGTCCAGCCGGCTTCCCCTGCCCCCGCCCTTCCAGCTTCCGCTCGCGATCCCGCCCGTCCTCGCCCCGGTGCGGACGGACGCGGCGGCGGATCACTACGCGCTGACCCAGCGCGCGACGACGGTGGAGATCCTGCCCGGCGTCCAGACCGAGATCTGGGGCTACGACGGACGATTCCCCGGCCCCACGATCGTCTCCCGACGCGGCAGGCGGACCGTGGTCCGGCATCGCAACGAGCTGCCCGTGCCCGCCGTGGTCCACCTGCACGGCGGACACACCCCGCCGGAACACGACGGCTATCCCATCGACCTGATCCTGCCGGTGGGGATGTCCGCCGGTCCCGGCCGCGGCGGTGCCGTGCTCGCCGAGGGGGAGCGCGCCTACGACTATCCGCTGGACCAGCGGGCGGCGACGCTCTGGTACCACGACCATCGGATGGACTTCACCGCGCCGAGCGTCTGGCGGGGCCTGGCGGGTTTCCATCTGGTGACCGACGAGGAGGAGGACGCCCTCCCGCTGCCCAGGGGCGAGCGCGATCTGCCGCTGATGATCACCGATCGGTCGTTCGCCGCCGACGGGACGCTGCACTATCCGAGCCTCGACCCGACCCTGACGGGGCGACCGGGCGTCCGGGAGCCCTACGCGGGCGGCGTGCTCGGTGACGTGATCCTGGTGAACGGCGTGCCGTGGCCGCTGGCGGAGGTGCGCGCCGCGCGCTACCGGCTCCGCCTGCTCAACGCCTCCAACGCCCGCCGCTATCGACTGGCCCTGGACCCGCCCCCGCCGGGCGGCGGCGGTCTCGTGCAGATCGGCACCGACGCCGGCCTGCTGGCCGCCCCGGTCCGGCATGACGCCGTCGAACTGGCGCCCGCCCAGCGTTATGACGTGATCGTCGACTTCGGTCGATACCGTCCGGGCACCGAGGTGACCCTCGTCGACGAGTTCGGCGCGGACTCGACGGCGTCGGTGCTGCGATTCCGGGTCGGCGAATGCCTCGCCGACGACACCGCGATCCCCGAGCGGCTCAGCGAGATCGTCCCGCTGAACCCCGCCGACGCCGTCGTCACCCGCACGCTGCGCTTCCAGTCGACGCGCCTGCACGGGATGTCGGGCTGGACGGTCAACGGCAGGCCCTTCCATCCGGACGAGGTCCACGCCGAGCCGCGGCTGGGCAACGTCGAGATCTGGCGGCTGATCTCCGACTTCCACCACCCCGTGCACCTGCACCTGAGCCCGTTCCAGGTGCTCTCGCGCGGCACGGGCGGCCCCGGCCCCTATGACCACGGGTGGAAGGACACCGTCGACGTCCGGCCCGGCGAGGAGGTCGCGATCATCGTGCGCTTCGAGCGGTACGCGGGGCGGTACGTGTTCCACTGCCACAACCTCGAACACGAGGACATGATGATGATGGCGAACTTCGTGGCCGTGGAGTGA
- a CDS encoding cytochrome P450: protein MTSPDTTDLQPPPGCPAHGGTHPGPPLYGADYAADPMRTLDALRGDGPISSVEIAPGVSASLVTDYRIALEVLRDSDTFRKDGRTWQATAPQDSPIIGMMMYRPNCYHADGPRHARLRGAITDSLDRIEPNTLRTHIERSADRLIDTFAGEGEADLLNQYAKILPLMVIQLLMGVPEEPGSRMIVAMTNVFDGVEPEKSNAELLGILLELIAAKRAEPGQDVTSWMLQHSAQLTDEEMIHQLVLLLGAGVEPTQNWIANALLLLLSDDRFAGDLAGGSMPVDDALVEVLWTTPPFSNFCMTYPTRDVEFNGFVLPRDKPVLISLTAVNTDPALASETRAGNRAHLAFGGGAHVCPAQSPARLITSVAIEKLLDRLPDLELAVPADQLTWRPGPFLRALTALPLRFPSVPVRSDETTGDSRWNDKPVPPSSTPPEPTSSPKQQASARSARPRWLNSLVGWWRGQ from the coding sequence GTGACCTCACCCGACACGACCGATCTTCAGCCGCCGCCGGGCTGTCCCGCGCACGGCGGGACCCACCCCGGACCGCCGCTGTACGGGGCGGACTACGCCGCGGACCCCATGCGCACCCTCGATGCGCTGCGCGGCGACGGGCCGATCTCCTCGGTCGAGATCGCCCCCGGCGTGTCGGCCTCGCTGGTCACCGACTACCGCATCGCCCTGGAGGTGCTGCGGGACTCCGACACCTTCCGCAAGGACGGCCGGACCTGGCAGGCGACGGCACCGCAGGACAGCCCGATCATCGGCATGATGATGTACCGGCCCAACTGCTATCACGCGGACGGGCCCCGCCATGCCAGGCTGCGCGGCGCGATCACCGACAGCCTCGATCGGATCGAGCCCAACACCCTGCGCACGCACATCGAGCGCAGCGCCGATCGGCTCATCGACACCTTCGCGGGCGAAGGTGAGGCGGATCTGCTCAACCAGTACGCCAAGATCCTGCCGCTGATGGTCATCCAGCTCCTCATGGGCGTCCCGGAGGAGCCGGGCAGTCGGATGATCGTCGCGATGACCAACGTCTTCGACGGCGTCGAGCCGGAGAAGTCCAACGCGGAGCTGCTGGGCATCCTGCTGGAGCTGATCGCCGCCAAGCGCGCCGAGCCTGGACAGGATGTGACCTCGTGGATGCTGCAGCACAGCGCGCAGCTCACCGACGAGGAGATGATCCACCAGCTGGTGCTGCTGCTGGGCGCGGGCGTCGAGCCCACCCAGAACTGGATCGCCAACGCGCTGCTGCTGTTGTTGTCCGACGACCGGTTCGCGGGCGATCTGGCCGGAGGCAGCATGCCGGTGGACGACGCCCTGGTGGAGGTCCTGTGGACCACCCCGCCGTTCTCGAACTTCTGCATGACCTACCCCACCCGTGACGTCGAGTTCAACGGATTCGTCCTCCCGCGGGACAAGCCGGTGCTGATCAGCCTCACCGCGGTCAACACCGATCCCGCGCTGGCCTCCGAGACTCGGGCGGGAAACCGCGCCCACCTGGCGTTCGGCGGTGGCGCGCACGTCTGCCCGGCGCAGTCCCCGGCACGGCTGATCACCTCGGTGGCCATCGAGAAGCTGCTCGACCGACTGCCCGACCTCGAACTGGCAGTCCCGGCCGACCAGCTGACGTGGCGACCTGGACCGTTCCTCCGAGCGCTGACCGCGCTCCCGCTTCGCTTTCCCTCGGTACCCGTCCGATCCGACGAGACCACTGGAGACAGCAGATGGAACGACAAGCCGGTTCCACCGTCATCGACCCCACCGGAGCCGACGTCCAGTCCGAAGCAGCAGGCCTCCGCGAGGTCGGCGCGCCCACGCTGGTTGAACTCCCTGGTGGGGTGGTGGCGTGGGCAGTAG
- a CDS encoding DUF742 domain-containing protein: MNPPRNERALVRPHVVTGGRAHPTRNTFGLITLVSAARDQLTGLSPEKRRLMELCRGGSLSVAEIAGHLQLPVSVTKVLLSDLVDSGHIQTTAPVPTTELPSMKLLQEVLDGLRARL, from the coding sequence GTGAACCCGCCCCGCAACGAGCGGGCGCTGGTCCGGCCCCACGTGGTGACCGGCGGTAGGGCGCACCCGACTCGCAACACGTTCGGCCTGATCACCCTGGTGAGTGCGGCGCGAGATCAGTTGACCGGGCTCAGCCCGGAGAAGCGCCGCCTGATGGAGCTGTGTCGGGGTGGTTCGCTGTCCGTCGCCGAGATCGCAGGCCACCTCCAGCTGCCCGTCAGCGTCACGAAGGTCCTGCTCAGCGATCTGGTCGACAGTGGCCACATCCAGACGACGGCACCGGTCCCGACGACCGAACTGCCCAGCATGAAGCTCCTTCAGGAGGTGCTTGATGGACTCCGCGCTCGCCTCTGA
- a CDS encoding serine/threonine-protein kinase produces the protein MDQDGRLVAGRYRLLDRIGSGAMGVVWKAQDERLGRVVAVKQLLLSPGLEESAAEEARERAFREGRIAARLQHPHAISVYDVVEHEEQPCLVMEYMASRNLSATMAAEGPLDVREVARIGTQVASALHAAHVAGVVHRDVKPGNVLLGEDGIVKIVDFGISRAAGDVTVTKTGMLAGTPAYLAPEVARGHPSRPASDVFSLGSTLYAAIEGAPPFGTSDNGLAILHAVAAGEIAPPERAGELTPVLMHMLTADPEERITMPEAQRVLAEVAGGGTATGLTPLHDSGDGGHTILAPTGPAAPPGAQTTTVASGAATRAGDAKDGVTRLDARPAGTHPGSGQSGHSQPGRQAPLDDQPSAHRSPRTAAGSAPEPLWRRPAVLAGGGVLAVAAVVLVISVLLSGNDSGDATTPGGSGTEPTRRTAPVVTSEVSVPPEDDDQFGGDPVYPQNPPRQDRWPGGGTTPTDPPPPPSTPTEPVEPTAPTTTEPTEPTGGAPTPTDDLPPGGGEDGGGGGGGDDGPPEPPDEETSG, from the coding sequence GTGGATCAGGACGGGCGGCTGGTCGCGGGACGCTACCGCCTGCTGGACCGTATCGGCAGCGGTGCGATGGGCGTCGTCTGGAAGGCACAGGACGAGCGGCTCGGTCGCGTCGTGGCGGTCAAGCAGCTCCTCCTGTCGCCCGGCTTGGAGGAGTCCGCGGCGGAGGAGGCCCGGGAACGGGCCTTCCGGGAGGGACGCATCGCCGCCCGGCTGCAGCATCCGCACGCGATCTCGGTCTACGACGTCGTCGAGCACGAAGAGCAGCCGTGCCTGGTGATGGAGTACATGGCCTCCCGGAACCTGTCGGCCACCATGGCCGCCGAGGGACCGTTGGACGTCCGAGAGGTCGCCAGGATCGGCACCCAGGTCGCCTCGGCGCTGCACGCCGCCCACGTCGCGGGCGTCGTCCACCGGGACGTCAAGCCGGGCAACGTCCTGTTGGGCGAGGACGGCATCGTCAAGATCGTCGACTTCGGGATCTCCCGCGCCGCAGGCGACGTCACCGTCACCAAGACCGGGATGCTCGCGGGCACCCCCGCCTATCTCGCGCCGGAGGTCGCCAGGGGACACCCGTCGCGGCCCGCGTCCGACGTCTTCTCGCTCGGCTCCACGCTCTACGCCGCGATCGAGGGCGCGCCCCCGTTCGGCACCAGTGACAACGGGCTGGCCATCCTGCACGCCGTCGCGGCGGGCGAGATCGCGCCGCCGGAGCGGGCGGGCGAGCTGACCCCGGTGTTGATGCACATGCTGACGGCCGATCCCGAAGAGCGGATCACGATGCCGGAGGCGCAACGGGTCCTGGCCGAGGTGGCGGGCGGCGGCACGGCGACCGGGCTGACCCCGCTGCACGACTCCGGCGACGGTGGGCACACGATCCTGGCGCCCACCGGACCCGCCGCCCCGCCGGGGGCGCAGACGACCACCGTGGCCTCGGGCGCCGCGACGCGCGCCGGGGACGCGAAGGACGGCGTCACCCGACTCGACGCCCGTCCCGCCGGCACTCATCCCGGCTCCGGCCAGTCCGGCCACTCGCAGCCGGGCAGGCAAGCGCCGCTCGACGATCAGCCGAGTGCGCACCGCTCCCCGCGCACGGCGGCAGGTTCCGCTCCGGAGCCCCTCTGGCGCAGGCCCGCCGTGCTGGCGGGCGGCGGCGTGCTCGCGGTGGCGGCGGTCGTGCTGGTCATCAGCGTCCTGCTCTCCGGGAACGACTCCGGCGACGCGACGACCCCCGGCGGCTCCGGCACCGAGCCGACGCGCCGCACCGCGCCCGTCGTCACCAGCGAGGTGAGTGTCCCGCCGGAGGACGACGACCAGTTCGGCGGCGACCCGGTGTACCCGCAGAATCCACCGCGGCAGGACCGGTGGCCCGGCGGGGGCACCACCCCGACGGACCCGCCGCCGCCCCCGTCCACCCCGACGGAGCCCGTCGAGCCGACCGCGCCGACCACCACCGAACCGACCGAGCCCACCGGAGGCGCCCCCACTCCCACGGATGATCTCCCGCCGGGCGGCGGCGAGGACGGCGGCGGCGGTGGCGGGGGCGACGACGGTCCGCCGGAGCCGCCCGACGAGGAGACCAGCGGCTGA
- a CDS encoding effector-associated constant component EACC1 — MVSVEVSITPGTSRYDEDEEAWQSQVSTLYAALLDEVGGVTTGGAAVPGAKGAWDTVLIALGSSGALTAAVACFRSWLARDRTRTLTLTWTGDSGAEQRITVSGDNIDRASLQALARAVGERIGDPATGGGRSDGAGPGGAGAR; from the coding sequence GTGGTGAGCGTCGAGGTGTCGATCACGCCGGGAACGAGTCGGTACGACGAGGACGAGGAAGCCTGGCAGAGCCAGGTGTCGACGCTGTACGCGGCGCTGCTCGACGAGGTCGGCGGCGTCACGACGGGCGGTGCGGCCGTGCCGGGCGCCAAGGGCGCCTGGGACACGGTGTTGATCGCGTTGGGCTCCTCCGGGGCGCTGACGGCGGCCGTGGCCTGCTTCCGATCCTGGTTGGCCCGCGACCGGACGCGGACGCTCACGCTGACCTGGACCGGGGACTCCGGCGCCGAGCAGCGGATCACCGTGTCGGGCGACAACATCGACCGGGCGTCGTTGCAGGCGCTCGCCCGTGCCGTGGGGGAGCGGATCGGCGACCCGGCCACCGGCGGCGGGAGATCCGACGGCGCCGGGCCGGGCGGCGCCGGGGCACGGTGA
- a CDS encoding GTP-binding protein, translating to MDSALASDRVYLRETVRTAVKLLIVGHFAVGKTTFVGTLSEIRPLRTEETMTQAGALVDDLAGVQQKKTTTVAMDFGRLTLNEQLVLYLFGAPGQQRFTPMWEDLASGALGALVLVDTRRLEHSFEVMGLLEEQGLRYAVAVNHFDDASSYSEEELREALDLLPATPLVMCDARDPASSTRALITLVEYLLASTAQEQE from the coding sequence ATGGACTCCGCGCTCGCCTCTGATCGCGTCTACCTGCGGGAGACCGTACGGACCGCGGTCAAGTTGCTGATCGTGGGCCACTTCGCCGTAGGCAAGACGACGTTCGTCGGCACGTTATCCGAGATCCGCCCGCTGCGGACCGAGGAGACGATGACGCAGGCGGGCGCGCTGGTCGACGACCTCGCGGGCGTCCAGCAGAAGAAGACCACCACGGTGGCGATGGACTTCGGCAGGCTGACGCTCAACGAGCAGCTCGTGCTGTACCTGTTCGGCGCTCCCGGCCAGCAGCGTTTCACTCCGATGTGGGAGGACCTCGCCTCCGGTGCCCTGGGCGCGCTCGTCCTCGTCGACACTCGCAGGCTCGAACACTCCTTCGAGGTCATGGGCCTGTTGGAGGAGCAGGGGCTGCGTTACGCGGTGGCGGTCAACCACTTCGACGACGCGTCCTCCTACTCGGAGGAGGAACTGCGTGAGGCGCTGGACCTGCTGCCCGCCACCCCCCTCGTCATGTGCGACGCCCGTGATCCGGCGTCGTCCACCCGTGCACTGATCACCCTTGTCGAGTACCTGCTCGCCAGCACCGCCCAGGAGCAAGAGTGA
- a CDS encoding alpha/beta fold hydrolase — translation MTLDGRATPDRHRRRAKPCQTGHRVVGDSGGGVLHVERPGTGPALLMIAGGDGDAGCYSAVADRLADACTVLIYDRRGHPRGSPRGHRHGGGVREQLGSDHRARGGGPAPGGDPGARRSRAAAHRTTADAEEQARFFAEVDRAIREEGTRPAFLLVDAAIGRPGPPAPLRSPTVRRRTARALSTAIRLAGGRAARRGPSAEATRSACHRRPLGTPRSS, via the coding sequence GTGACGCTCGACGGCCGCGCCACGCCCGACCGGCACCGAAGGAGAGCGAAGCCATGCCAGACCGGACATCGGGTCGTCGGCGACAGCGGCGGCGGCGTGCTGCACGTCGAACGACCCGGTACCGGGCCCGCGCTGCTCATGATCGCGGGCGGCGACGGTGACGCAGGCTGCTACTCGGCGGTCGCCGACCGGCTCGCCGACGCCTGCACGGTGCTGATCTACGACCGGCGCGGACATCCCCGCGGCAGCCCACGCGGGCATCGACACGGCGGTGGTGTTCGGGAACAGCTCGGGAGCGATCACCGGGCTCGCGGTGGCGGCCCGGCACCCGGAGGCGATCCTGGGGCTCGTCGTTCACGAGCCGCCGCTCATCGGACCACCGCGGATGCCGAGGAGCAGGCGAGGTTCTTCGCCGAGGTCGACCGGGCGATCCGCGAGGAGGGCACGCGGCCCGCGTTCCTGCTGGTCGACGCGGCGATCGGCAGGCCCGGGCCGCCCGCGCCGCTCCGGAGCCCGACGGTCCGCCGCCGCACCGCCCGAGCGCTGTCCACCGCGATCCGACTCGCGGGCGGACGGGCCGCACGGCGCGGCCCCAGCGCCGAGGCGACGCGGTCCGCCTGCCACCGGCGGCCGCTCGGCACGCCGAGGTCCTCGTGA
- a CDS encoding NAD(P)H-binding protein: MILIIGATGTIGSLVLSALVDQDADVRALTRDPDRLAAKSALTAEQIVRGDLDQPESLSAPLTDVDTVLLLTTFGPGLPAQDRNLVAAAAEAGVRRVVKLSAISTGEDPAGTRPADWHLPGEQAVRGSGLGWTVLRPAGFASNAVQWAESVRAGLPVPNMSGTGAQGVVHPGDVAEVATATLLSPEHDGKVYTLTGPETLSVPDQAAVLAAELGRPVPVADVDMATVRQQMLSAGMDESFVAVTEYGLGRYRRGDGDFVTDDVQRVLGRPTRSFAEWVREHRAAFETGD, from the coding sequence ATGATCCTGATCATCGGTGCCACCGGCACCATCGGCAGCCTGGTCCTGTCCGCTCTCGTCGACCAGGACGCCGACGTCCGTGCCCTCACCCGCGACCCCGACCGGCTCGCGGCGAAGTCCGCGCTGACCGCCGAACAGATCGTGCGCGGCGACCTCGACCAGCCCGAGTCGCTGTCCGCGCCGCTGACCGACGTGGACACGGTGCTTCTGCTCACCACCTTCGGGCCCGGTCTGCCCGCACAGGACCGGAACCTCGTCGCGGCGGCGGCCGAGGCGGGCGTGCGGCGGGTCGTCAAGCTCTCCGCGATCAGCACCGGCGAGGACCCCGCCGGAACCCGACCCGCCGACTGGCACCTTCCCGGCGAGCAGGCGGTACGGGGCAGCGGTCTGGGGTGGACGGTGCTGCGGCCCGCGGGCTTCGCGTCCAATGCCGTGCAGTGGGCCGAGTCCGTGCGCGCGGGACTGCCGGTGCCCAACATGTCGGGAACCGGCGCCCAGGGCGTGGTGCACCCCGGCGACGTGGCCGAGGTCGCGACGGCCACGCTGCTGTCGCCGGAACACGACGGCAAGGTCTACACCCTCACCGGACCCGAGACGCTGAGCGTTCCCGACCAGGCCGCGGTGCTCGCGGCGGAACTCGGGCGTCCGGTGCCGGTCGCCGACGTCGACATGGCGACCGTTCGGCAGCAGATGCTCTCCGCCGGGATGGACGAGTCGTTCGTCGCGGTGACCGAGTACGGCCTCGGCCGGTATCGCCGAGGGGACGGCGACTTCGTGACCGACGACGTGCAGCGGGTCCTCGGGCGGCCCACGCGGAGCTTCGCCGAGTGGGTCCGCGAGCACCGCGCGGCCTTCGAGACCGGCGACTGA
- a CDS encoding helix-turn-helix domain-containing protein codes for MSVMPRPRADETAPAAEGRRETPPLHSALHPWVESVSLDDVGGPTGPRRRRTQPPDPATALVWRTTAEGRSDLLVLGPRTRAAYRAGKELPLCVRLRLRPGHAESLLDVPVDEIADRTVPLRDLWGRQAALLAEELADLGADPPGVLRRLETTLLGRVTDRTGPALDRVRLLRAATARLAGGLRRTPERLGDVARDAGLSERRLRTVFTSAVGLSPRRFARVTRVRTVLAATSAGVDSWSRLAVDAGYYDQSHLTAEFREVMQVTPGRFAAGRLPEAAPCRS; via the coding sequence ATGAGCGTGATGCCGCGGCCTCGTGCGGACGAGACGGCTCCGGCGGCGGAGGGTCGCCGGGAGACGCCGCCCCTGCACTCGGCGCTGCACCCGTGGGTCGAGTCGGTCAGCCTCGACGACGTCGGCGGCCCGACCGGCCCGCGACGCCGCCGCACCCAGCCGCCGGACCCGGCCACCGCCCTGGTGTGGCGGACGACGGCCGAGGGCCGGAGCGATCTGCTCGTGCTGGGCCCGCGCACCCGCGCGGCCTACCGGGCCGGGAAGGAGTTGCCGCTGTGCGTGCGGCTGCGCCTTCGCCCCGGGCACGCCGAGTCGCTTCTCGACGTGCCCGTCGACGAGATCGCCGATCGCACCGTGCCGTTGCGGGACCTGTGGGGCAGGCAGGCCGCGCTGCTGGCGGAGGAGCTGGCCGATCTCGGCGCCGACCCGCCCGGCGTGCTGCGTCGACTGGAGACGACGCTGCTCGGCCGCGTGACGGACCGGACCGGGCCCGCGCTGGATCGGGTGCGCCTCCTGCGTGCGGCCACCGCCCGGCTGGCGGGCGGACTGCGTCGAACCCCGGAACGACTCGGCGACGTCGCTCGCGACGCGGGCCTCAGCGAACGCAGGCTGCGCACCGTCTTCACCAGCGCCGTCGGCCTCTCGCCCCGTCGTTTCGCCCGTGTCACCCGGGTGCGGACGGTCCTGGCCGCGACCAGCGCGGGCGTGGACTCCTGGTCCCGGCTGGCCGTCGACGCGGGCTACTACGACCAGTCGCACCTCACGGCCGAGTTCCGCGAGGTCATGCAGGTGACGCCGGGCCGCTTCGCGGCAGGCCGTCTGCCCGAGGCCGCGCCGTGTCGGAGCTGA
- a CDS encoding TetR/AcrR family transcriptional regulator translates to MATRRPALSRDRIIRAALALIDRDGLDALSMRRLGAELGVDPMAVYYHLPDKAALFDGVVEAVYSEVDVDAAALPGPWPDLLAAYLRRLRTVLRRHPHAVAVIATRPGYTASVLEPADRAVGRLKEEGLTARAAMEITHACRAYTIGFVLAEVGAPLGGPTRAPREAIGSADYPHLVEAMAEGYRPDEQYEAGLRAMLDGFARRQAEIGLTP, encoded by the coding sequence ATGGCCACCCGCAGGCCCGCGCTGAGCCGCGACCGCATCATCCGTGCCGCTCTCGCCCTGATCGACCGGGACGGGTTGGACGCGCTGTCCATGCGCAGACTCGGCGCCGAGCTCGGCGTCGATCCGATGGCCGTCTACTACCACCTGCCCGACAAGGCCGCCCTCTTCGACGGCGTCGTGGAGGCGGTGTACTCGGAGGTCGACGTCGACGCGGCCGCCCTGCCCGGCCCGTGGCCGGACCTGCTCGCCGCCTACCTGCGACGACTGCGCACGGTGCTGCGTCGACACCCCCACGCGGTGGCGGTGATCGCGACGAGACCCGGCTACACGGCCTCCGTGCTCGAACCCGCCGATCGAGCCGTCGGCAGACTGAAGGAGGAGGGCCTCACCGCCAGGGCGGCCATGGAGATCACGCACGCCTGCCGCGCCTACACGATCGGTTTCGTCCTCGCCGAGGTGGGCGCGCCCCTGGGCGGGCCGACGCGGGCACCCCGCGAGGCGATCGGCTCCGCCGACTATCCTCATCTCGTCGAGGCGATGGCCGAGGGTTATCGACCCGATGAACAGTACGAGGCAGGACTGCGGGCGATGCTCGACGGCTTCGCGCGACGGCAGGCCGAGATCGGACTCACGCCGTAA
- a CDS encoding roadblock/LC7 domain-containing protein — protein MTDPVQNKLGWMLDDALRVPETRHAILLSADGLLMAHSERIDRDDAERHAAGMSGLQALARSTAEFCGDPNTPWQQTVNEFQNGYVFLVAAGPRAYLAVSTTEKVDLETVSFRLQELVQRLGKELTSPQRSDSGSPV, from the coding sequence ATGACCGACCCCGTGCAGAACAAGCTGGGCTGGATGCTCGACGATGCGCTGAGAGTGCCCGAGACCCGTCACGCGATCCTCCTCTCGGCGGACGGCCTGCTCATGGCCCACTCGGAGCGCATCGACCGCGACGACGCCGAGCGGCACGCCGCCGGGATGTCCGGCCTCCAGGCGCTCGCCCGCAGCACCGCCGAGTTCTGCGGCGACCCGAACACGCCGTGGCAGCAGACCGTCAACGAGTTCCAGAACGGCTACGTGTTCCTCGTCGCCGCGGGCCCTCGGGCCTACCTCGCGGTGTCCACCACCGAGAAGGTGGATCTCGAGACGGTGTCCTTCCGCCTGCAGGAACTGGTGCAGCGACTCGGTAAGGAGCTGACCAGCCCGCAGCGGTCCGATTCAGGAAGTCCGGTGTGA
- a CDS encoding ATP-binding protein, with protein sequence MEQQVLMTIALWCLVVGALALVVLLVRQQQISTLLRARNAALENDLRTRDEEAQHLVSARLPALVDALSHMAAEVPGPLHPQLANTQYGQNLQLVVSLVTESVEKAMSRVDQSARTTLKAMMRTVQSLANEQQLAISTMQDRHDDPDVLEDLLRIDHANSQLGRRVQATAVLCGSWPGQQRSASSLTDIVRGATSRIRDYRRVDVHAQIDNAVISRAVEPVVLTLAELLDNAARHSQPNTSVEVNFRHAHNGTAIVIDDAGVGMNAEEIRRAAGLLAGREVADINRLGDPPQIGFAVIGVLAARYGFTVSVDTTSPFGGVRAVVFLPTALLTRIAPPAPVRPEPAVTPTVPQAPSLSTPSHTPASTAGGLPKRRRHAPRTGARPPATEQTLPPSTPSARPASETAAGMGAWQRGTRSGRGTESSDSEGNPQA encoded by the coding sequence ATGGAACAACAAGTGCTGATGACCATCGCGTTGTGGTGCTTAGTCGTCGGCGCGCTCGCGCTGGTGGTACTGCTGGTCCGTCAACAGCAGATCTCCACACTGCTGCGCGCGCGTAACGCCGCGTTGGAGAACGACCTGCGGACCCGCGACGAAGAAGCCCAGCATCTCGTCTCCGCGCGCCTGCCCGCGCTGGTGGACGCGCTGAGCCACATGGCGGCCGAGGTCCCCGGTCCCCTGCACCCGCAGCTCGCGAACACCCAGTACGGCCAGAACCTCCAGCTCGTGGTGTCCCTGGTCACCGAGTCGGTCGAGAAGGCGATGAGCCGCGTCGACCAGTCGGCCAGGACCACGCTCAAGGCCATGATGCGCACGGTCCAGAGCCTCGCCAACGAACAGCAGCTCGCCATCTCGACCATGCAGGACCGCCACGACGACCCCGACGTCCTCGAGGACCTGCTGCGCATCGACCACGCGAACTCCCAGCTGGGCCGCCGCGTCCAGGCCACCGCCGTCCTGTGCGGCTCGTGGCCGGGCCAGCAGCGCTCCGCGTCCTCGCTGACCGACATCGTGCGCGGCGCGACCTCGCGAATCCGGGACTACCGCCGAGTCGACGTGCACGCCCAGATCGACAACGCGGTGATCAGCCGCGCCGTGGAGCCCGTCGTGCTCACCCTGGCGGAGCTGCTGGACAACGCGGCTCGCCACTCGCAGCCCAACACCTCCGTCGAGGTCAACTTCCGGCACGCCCACAACGGCACCGCGATCGTGATCGACGACGCGGGCGTCGGCATGAACGCCGAGGAGATCCGGCGGGCCGCGGGCCTGCTGGCCGGCCGCGAGGTCGCCGACATCAACCGCCTCGGCGACCCCCCGCAGATCGGCTTCGCCGTGATCGGCGTCCTCGCCGCGCGGTACGGGTTCACCGTCTCGGTCGACACGACCTCGCCCTTCGGCGGCGTGCGCGCCGTCGTCTTCCTCCCCACCGCGCTGCTCACCCGGATCGCACCGCCCGCTCCCGTCCGACCGGAGCCTGCCGTGACCCCGACCGTCCCCCAGGCTCCGTCGCTCAGCACCCCGTCGCACACCCCTGCGTCGACCGCGGGCGGGCTGCCCAAGCGCAGGCGACATGCACCACGCACTGGTGCGCGTCCGCCCGCCACCGAGCAGACCCTGCCCCCGTCCACCCCCTCGGCTCGGCCCGCGAGCGAGACCGCGGCGGGCATGGGTGCATGGCAACGCGGCACCCGATCCGGCCGTGGCACCGAATCGTCTGACAGTGAAGGGAACCCCCAGGCATGA